A window of the Serratia sarumanii genome harbors these coding sequences:
- the aceK gene encoding bifunctional isocitrate dehydrogenase kinase/phosphatase, giving the protein MAAKLELLIAQTILQGFDAQYGRFLEVTAGAQQRFEQADWPAVQRAMKKRIHLYDHHVGLVVEQLKCITGQKYFDADFPSRVKAVYIDLLPDYPRFEIAESFFNSVYCRLFKHRDLTPDKLFVFSSQPERRFRDIPRPLARDFTPNGDLPAMLRSVLSDLPLRLPWEDLTRDIHYITQALQRAFSAQQLAGATFQIANELFYRNKAAWLVGKLRLADGVYPFLLPIHHSESGALFIDACLTGKAEASIVFGFARSYFMVYAPLPAAMVEWLREILPGKTTAELYMAIGCQKHGKTECYREYLTFMAQSQEQFIIAPGVKGMVMLVFTLPSFDRVFKVIKDEFAPQKEVTQAQVMACYQLVKEHDRVGRMADTQEYENFVVDKARLSPALLAELQREVPGKLEDLGDRIVIKHLYMERRMTPLNLYLEQANDQQMRDAIEEYGNAIKQLAAANIFPGDMLFKNFGVTRHGRVVFYDYDEICYMTEVNFRDIPPPRYPEDELASEPWYSIAPNDVFPEEFRHFLCGDRRIRQVFEELHSDLFTAEYWRGLQQRIREGHVEDVFAYRKKQRFSQRSGAALPAATAAM; this is encoded by the coding sequence ATGGCGGCAAAACTGGAGTTGTTGATCGCACAGACGATCCTGCAAGGCTTCGATGCGCAGTACGGCCGCTTTCTGGAAGTGACCGCCGGCGCGCAGCAGCGCTTCGAGCAGGCGGACTGGCCGGCGGTGCAGCGGGCGATGAAAAAGCGCATCCATCTGTATGACCATCACGTCGGCCTGGTGGTGGAGCAGCTCAAATGCATCACCGGGCAGAAATACTTCGACGCTGACTTCCCCAGCCGGGTCAAAGCAGTCTATATCGACCTGCTGCCGGACTACCCGCGCTTCGAGATCGCCGAAAGCTTCTTTAACTCGGTCTACTGCCGGCTGTTCAAGCACCGCGATCTGACGCCGGACAAGCTGTTCGTCTTCAGTTCGCAGCCGGAGCGGCGCTTTCGCGACATTCCGCGTCCGCTGGCGCGCGATTTCACCCCCAATGGCGATCTGCCGGCGATGCTGCGCAGCGTGCTGAGCGATCTGCCGCTGCGGCTGCCGTGGGAGGATTTGACGCGCGATATTCACTACATCACTCAGGCGCTGCAACGCGCCTTCAGCGCACAGCAGTTGGCGGGGGCAACCTTCCAGATCGCCAACGAACTGTTCTATCGCAACAAGGCCGCCTGGCTGGTCGGCAAGCTGCGTCTGGCCGACGGCGTTTATCCGTTCTTGCTGCCTATCCACCACAGCGAGTCGGGCGCGCTGTTTATCGACGCCTGCCTGACCGGTAAGGCCGAGGCCAGCATCGTCTTCGGCTTCGCCCGATCTTATTTTATGGTCTATGCGCCGCTGCCGGCGGCGATGGTGGAGTGGCTGCGCGAGATCCTGCCGGGCAAAACCACCGCCGAGCTGTACATGGCGATCGGCTGCCAGAAGCACGGCAAAACCGAATGCTATCGCGAATACCTGACCTTTATGGCGCAGTCGCAGGAGCAGTTCATTATCGCGCCGGGGGTGAAGGGCATGGTGATGCTGGTGTTCACCCTGCCATCCTTCGATCGGGTGTTTAAAGTGATTAAAGACGAATTCGCCCCGCAAAAAGAGGTGACGCAGGCACAGGTGATGGCCTGCTATCAGCTGGTGAAAGAGCATGACCGCGTCGGGCGCATGGCGGATACCCAGGAGTACGAGAATTTCGTCGTCGACAAGGCGCGCCTCAGCCCGGCGCTGTTGGCGGAGCTGCAGCGTGAAGTGCCGGGCAAGCTGGAAGATCTCGGCGATCGCATCGTGATCAAACATCTGTATATGGAACGGCGCATGACGCCGCTGAACCTGTATCTGGAGCAGGCCAACGACCAGCAGATGCGCGATGCGATCGAAGAGTACGGCAATGCCATCAAGCAGCTGGCCGCCGCCAATATCTTCCCCGGCGACATGCTGTTCAAGAACTTCGGCGTGACGCGCCACGGGCGGGTGGTGTTCTACGACTACGACGAAATTTGCTACATGACCGAGGTCAACTTCCGCGACATTCCGCCGCCGCGCTATCCGGAGGACGAGCTGGCCAGCGAGCCGTGGTACAGCATCGCGCCCAACGACGTGTTCCCGGAGGAGTTCCGCCACTTCCTGTGCGGCGATCGGCGCATTCGGCAGGTGTTTGAAGAATTGCACAGCGATCTGTTTACCGCGGAGTATTGGCGCGGGTTACAGCAGCGCATCCGCGAGGGGCACGTGGAAGACGTGTTCGCTTACCGCAAGAAGCAGCGGTTCAGCCAGCGCAGCGGGGCGGCGCTGCCGGCCGCCACCGCTGCGATGTAA
- the aceA gene encoding isocitrate lyase yields the protein MSTSRSQQIQQLEQEWKSARWEGITRPYSAEDVINLRGSVNPECTLAQNGAAKLWALLNGKARKGYVNCLGALTGGQALQQAKAGVEAIYLSGWQVAADANSAAAMYPDQSLYPVDSVPKVVERINNTFRRADQIQWANQIEPGSKGYTDYFLPIVADAEAGFGGVLNAFELMKAMITAGAAGVHFEDQLAAVKKCGHMGGKVLVPTQEAIQKLVAARLAADVLGVPTLVIARTDADAADLLTSDCDPYDSAFVTGERTAEGFFRTHAGVEQAISRGLAYAPYADMVWCETSTPDLDAAQRFADAIHAKYPGKLLAYNCSPSFNWKKNLDDQTIARFQQALSDMGYKYQFITLAGIHSMWFNMFDLAHAYAQGEGMKHYVEKVQQAEFAAVDRGYTFASHQQEVGTGYFDKVTTIIQGGASSVTALTGSTEEQQF from the coding sequence ATGTCTACCTCTCGCTCTCAACAGATCCAGCAGCTGGAACAGGAATGGAAATCGGCCCGTTGGGAAGGCATCACCCGCCCTTACAGCGCCGAAGACGTGATCAACCTGCGCGGTTCGGTCAACCCGGAATGCACTCTGGCGCAAAACGGTGCCGCCAAACTGTGGGCGTTGCTGAACGGCAAGGCGCGCAAAGGCTACGTGAACTGCCTGGGCGCGCTGACCGGCGGCCAGGCGCTGCAGCAGGCCAAGGCCGGCGTCGAGGCTATCTACCTGTCCGGTTGGCAGGTGGCGGCGGACGCCAACAGCGCAGCGGCCATGTACCCTGACCAGTCGCTGTATCCGGTGGACTCGGTGCCGAAGGTGGTCGAGCGCATCAACAATACCTTCCGTCGCGCCGATCAGATCCAATGGGCGAACCAGATTGAGCCGGGCAGCAAAGGCTACACCGATTATTTCCTGCCGATCGTCGCCGATGCGGAAGCCGGCTTCGGCGGCGTGCTGAACGCCTTCGAGCTGATGAAAGCGATGATCACCGCCGGCGCCGCCGGGGTGCACTTTGAAGACCAGCTGGCGGCGGTGAAGAAATGCGGCCATATGGGCGGCAAAGTGTTGGTGCCGACGCAAGAAGCGATCCAGAAACTGGTCGCCGCGCGCCTGGCGGCCGACGTGCTCGGCGTGCCGACGCTGGTGATCGCCCGCACCGACGCCGATGCGGCCGACCTGCTGACCTCCGATTGCGATCCGTATGACAGCGCCTTCGTCACCGGCGAGCGCACGGCGGAAGGCTTCTTCCGCACCCATGCCGGCGTCGAGCAGGCGATCAGCCGCGGCCTGGCTTATGCCCCTTACGCGGACATGGTGTGGTGCGAAACCTCAACGCCGGATCTGGATGCCGCTCAGCGCTTCGCCGACGCCATCCACGCCAAATACCCGGGCAAGCTGCTGGCCTACAACTGCTCGCCGTCGTTCAACTGGAAGAAGAACCTCGACGACCAGACCATCGCCCGCTTCCAGCAGGCGCTGTCGGACATGGGCTACAAGTATCAGTTCATTACGCTGGCGGGCATCCACAGCATGTGGTTCAACATGTTCGACCTGGCGCACGCCTATGCGCAGGGCGAGGGCATGAAACACTACGTCGAGAAGGTGCAGCAGGCGGAGTTCGCCGCGGTGGATCGCGGTTACACCTTCGCGTCGCACCAGCAAGAGGTGGGCACCGGCTACTTCGACAAGGTCACCACCATTATTCAGGGCGGCGCCTCTTCGGTCACTGCGCTGACCGGTTCGACGGAAGAACAGCAGTTCTGA